GCTTTCCCTGATGCAGCATCGCAACGTGGTCGGACACCCGCTCGATTTCTTCAAGTAAGTGCGATGAGAAAAACACCGTGCGGCCCTCATCGCTGACGGTGCGGATGATCGCCGCCAGAATGTCGCTGCGGACAATCGGATCCAGACCGGAACTCGGCTCGTCCAACAGAAGCAGGTCGGGACGATGGGCCTGAGCGGCAAGCAATCCGAGTTTCGCGCGCTGGCCTTTCGAAAGCGTCCGGACACGGGAAGCCGGATCGAGGCCGAATTGCCGGCGCAGTTCTTCCGCGTATCCGTCATCCCATTTGGGATAAAACGCCCGGATATAGCGGACGAACTCGTCGACGCGCATCCAATCGGGCAGGTCCGGCTGCTCCGACAGATAACCAATGCTTCCGAGCACTCGCACGGGTTCCGCCACCGGATTCATGCCGAACACCCGCACGGTACCGTGTTCCGCTCGAAGCAAACCAAGAATGTGCTTGATTAGAGTCGTCTTTCCTGCCCCGTTTTCGCCGACCAGGCCGAACACGCTGCCGCGAGGCACATCGAATGAAACCTGATTCAAGGCCGGCTTCGCTCCGAACTTGCGGGACAAATTTGTAATCGACACCGGATATTCAGGCACGTTTCCTCCCGGTCGGCTTGCGCGCCCGCCGGAACCCCAGCGCGTTCTCCACCAGGCGGCGGATTTCCTCTTCAGTGAGGTGGAAGGATTCAAGCCGGTCCATCGCGGAGTCCACCACACCTTGGGCCTTTTGCATGAGCTTCGCGCGGGCGACCATCGAATCCTGAATGAAAGCGCCCGAACCGTGCTTCAGATCGATGATCCCCTCGTGCTCCAGCTCCCGATAAGCCCGGGCGACGGTATTGGGATTGATCAACAAG
This DNA window, taken from Terriglobia bacterium, encodes the following:
- a CDS encoding ABC transporter ATP-binding protein, with product MPEYPVSITNLSRKFGAKPALNQVSFDVPRGSVFGLVGENGAGKTTLIKHILGLLRAEHGTVRVFGMNPVAEPVRVLGSIGYLSEQPDLPDWMRVDEFVRYIRAFYPKWDDGYAEELRRQFGLDPASRVRTLSKGQRAKLGLLAAQAHRPDLLLLDEPSSGLDPIVRSDILAAIIRTVSDEGRTVFFSSHLLEEIERVSDHVAMLHQGKLVLCGRLDDVKAQHHRIALRFDRQQAEPPAVPGAWSVTGAGREWTIICDPARVAHLGATIVDDEAASLNEIFVAHAGVPLPATVAALQG
- a CDS encoding GntR family transcriptional regulator; protein product: MNLQLNPASGVPLYLQLMEQVKHAIDTGTIRAGEQLPSVRQMAEDLLINPNTVARAYRELEHEGIIDLKHGSGAFIQDSMVARAKLMQKAQGVVDSAMDRLESFHLTEEEIRRLVENALGFRRARKPTGRKRA